A region from the Terriglobia bacterium genome encodes:
- a CDS encoding phage holin family protein gives MLVNWLLSAILLLVVSRVVPGFVVATFGAALIAAVVIGFVNATLGLVLKVLTFPLTIFTLGIFLLVVNALMLLLSAKFVPGFTIRGFAPAFWAAVLLAVLHLLLRWIMPKKRED, from the coding sequence ATGCTCGTCAATTGGCTTCTGAGCGCCATCCTGCTCCTGGTCGTCTCACGAGTGGTGCCGGGGTTTGTTGTCGCCACGTTCGGCGCGGCCTTGATCGCCGCCGTGGTGATTGGCTTTGTCAACGCGACACTCGGACTTGTGTTGAAGGTACTCACGTTTCCGCTCACGATTTTCACCCTGGGAATCTTCCTGCTGGTGGTCAACGCGCTGATGCTGTTGCTCTCGGCGAAGTTCGTTCCGGGTTTCACGATACGCGGGTTCGCGCCTGCGTTCTGGGCGGCGGTGCTGCTGGCGGTACTGCACCTGCTGCTGCGCTGGATCATGCCGAAGAAACGGGAAGACTAG
- the tatA gene encoding twin-arginine translocase TatA/TatE family subunit gives MFVPAAIRRAFELEVSMIGKLGLPEILIILAIALLIFGPGRLSELGKGLGEGIRNFKSAVKDGETPADKK, from the coding sequence ATGTTCGTCCCGGCTGCGATTCGGCGGGCGTTTGAATTGGAGGTTTCCATGATTGGCAAACTGGGTCTCCCCGAGATCCTGATTATCCTCGCCATCGCGCTGTTGATTTTTGGCCCCGGCAGGCTCTCCGAGCTGGGCAAGGGATTGGGCGAAGGAATTCGCAATTTCAAGTCCGCGGTGAAAGACGGCGAGACCCCCGCAGACAAAAAGTAG